The sequence TTTTGGTGCTTCGTTCTGCTTGTGTGTCGTTCTCATTTTacccttttgttttttttttggcgcATCATTCTGCTTACGTGTTGTGCCTTTTTCCCTCCGCCTTTCCCGTTGTTCGGCTTCTTTTTTACCACCGGCTCACTTTCTGTTTNNNNNNNNNNNNNNNNNNNNNNNNNNNNNNNNNNNNNNNNNNNNNNNNNNNNNNNNNNNNNNNNNNNNNNNNNNNNNNNNNNNNNNNNNNTATGCACTGCAATAACAAGCATTTTTACAACGAGAACAACGCGTCTCTTGGGTATAATCGCATGAACTTTTTTTTGACGTGCCGACGCATCTTTTGCTCTCCTGTCTCCCCTCTTCCCCAAATTCCTCTTCTTCTCTTCTcgattctccatgtttcaatcAGTAATTGGCATCCTAAAATGGGATTAATCAATTCCTTGCATCGAAATTATGTGAAAATTGAGGATGAACATGTGAAATTTGCTCGATCGATTTccattatttagaaaatttgaaattttttaggtATGGGTGCTTCATCTCATAGATTGTCCCTGGGTGTATTGTTTTTATCCCGCTTGTGTATTTTCTTGCTCTTTCTATTGTCCAATGCCGCCGGGGACGACGTCTCACGCGCCGCCCCAAGAGGTGCTTCTGCATCCTGTGGCAACGACTTCCGATTGGTATGATATTCTAATCCTAAGTAATATGTCGTTGTTTTTGTTCTTTGTTGTTTTCTATTGTGTTTCAGTTTCTTAAAATATTGTTATTGTATTGGGTGAATACGCACAGACAAATGTGAAGGGAAAGTAGCAACATTTTGCTGACATATTGGTGCAAACATGTGCATTTAGGATCCAGTGGCTGCTTGAAGTTTAAGCAATGGCATGTGTTCTTTGAATAACGATGTCAACATCCTTATTGACCACTAAGTTGCACTGTAGTACTAAAGCATTCAGGATCGATGAGATAATAATGAGCAATTCCTATCATCTGATACTGATTTGATTTTGGGGTTTTGAATGCATTTTATAAACAATACATAGTAATTTGAGTTCATTTGCTTTTGATGGGGCGTTTTATTTTTTCAGTTCACAATTTAAGGAGATATGATGCAGTTACCCATTTTATCATGTGTGACAAACCcaattattttaatcaaaataaatGAAGGGGACAAAATCtgcattttcaaaataaatgttGTGCAAAAGCACCAATTTCCCTTCCTAGGTTTGTCCTTTATTCAATCCTTGtccatatatatgtatgtatgagtatttattttttgttcaagtatcaatttcatgatttagcatttgaatttaaaaagcTGTATTTTACTGCTTTTGTTTCAAGCTATAGTGTTTGGTTGTCGTTGTGTTTGGTTCGTGTGATGAAGTGATGTACTTGGGGCTTGATTTCCATGATAGCCACTTCcgataaataataagttttacTAGGTTTTTTTATTACTCATGCTATTTGCAAAGAAGGGCGGGACTATTTGGGTACAAGATTATATGAACTTGAGTTTATTGATGGATGTTATGTTGATGAATTGGCTCCAAGGTGTAGGCACGCGACGTAAAAATCAAACTCGTGTTTTTGTTTCTAGAGAGTGAAGTGAAACTTTATGGAATGTAAATTTTTCTTGTTGGCTATCGGCTTATGAGAAATAGCATACCAAAAGTGAAAATGATGTTTTCTTGGTTGatgttaatttttaattatcgaTCATTTTGTTCCCAGGTTAAGGTCAACAGGTGGGTAAATGGGGTTGAAAAGGATCCAATAAGTGGGATAACTGCAGCATTTGGCTCTATATTGCCCACTGACACTGAACAAGGTCACAGACTGCCAGCGACGTTTTCAATTCCCTTGAATAGCTGTTCATCCTCATCTACTAAGGTATTTCTTCTATGcagtcttttttctttttatttggaGTTTCCTTTAGTTTTGGAGCATCAATTAATCTATCTCATTCAACGAGTGCATTGGGCAAGCACCCGTCACTTTGATACCCGAGTTTGCAATGTTAGCTTGATCTTGTAATGGGGCTTAGTCTAGACCTTAATCCTTACTCATCCTCATTCGCCCGAAGAATGGAGTTTTGGATCTTAGCTGGTATTGGATGGAATTCGACAAAACTCTTGTCGTTGAGGGATGATATCGAAAAGAAATCCTGAATACCTAAAGTAAAGCTAGGAAATGTTGTACGTAGTTCTGGTTCTGATAGAtttcattttgaaaattcaaaacatacTGAAATAGTCGGGCAATGAGGTGAACACTATTGAACCTAGATTCTAACATCACTTTTGAATTGTTGGTGTCCCCTATGTTATACATGTAGCTGAAATTCAAATCTCTTCATTTCTTTGATTTCTAATACTGTTGATAATGATCTGTAGCTTGTGGTTTtcgaattttatgttttaaaattcctCGAGGCTGTACTGGATATTGTCATAAAGGAGGTAGCTTATTGaaaattgaaggaaaaaaaacaaggtctcatacattttttttaatgcaagAGGCCTACATCTGAAAATCCTAGCATTCGCTGTATGTTTAATCCCTGTAATGAACTAATATTGAACTGTCAACAGGAAATCAGGATAATTAAAACCAGTAAACCATCTGAGTAACACATCAATACACGATTCTTGATACAATTTGTTATGTTTTCTGTTTTTTGGTTCATTAATGTAATTCTCACTCCTTAACGGTAATTTCCTCCCTTCATTCCTATGTCCCCATAACTGGTGCTCAAGATTTCTGAAGGATTTGTCATTTCCATCTTTACTATGTTGTGGTCACTGTAAAATCAATTAGGCGTAGTTAAGTGTCAAGAAGCATTCATTTTGTTCTTGGATGCGCGAGTCTTTGCATTTGTAGCTACTTTGAATGCGAATTCTTTGTCAAACCAGTCATCAATCATAACACAAAGAGCGTCTGATATTTCCTTGTAGTTATCAGGATCTATTGTATTGGCACTACGTGGTGATTGCGGTTTTACGACTAAGGCTAACATTGCACAAGTGGGTGGAGCCGCAGGATTGGTGGTGATAAATGATAGCGAAGGTagcttttattatttattatgcaAATTCATAGAGCTTGTAGTTTGTTTCTGCCAATCTTGGCTTAGTTCATTCTTTTTGCCCTTAATGATGCATCCTTCCTGAACTTCCATAGATCTTTTGGAGATGAGTTGTGCTGCAAATGACACCACTCCAAACATTACAATTCCAGTAGTTGCAATTACTAAATCAGAAGGAGCGGAATTAAACAATTCCCTGGTGGAAGGAATGAGAGGTAATTCCATTTTCACGAACAAAAAATGCTTTATCTATTTCACTTAATTATACTAGATTACATGCAGTTATCGATgcatttattcatttttttagttTCAGTTTTCTGTTGATTCAAAATGATTTGGTATTtggaattatttgaattttgcaATTTAGATGTGTCGTATATTATCAATTCTCTGAAAGacttttgatttaatttaaatatcatGTAGGCAACTCTATCGAAGGTGCTCTTATGCATCGtttcttgttttttctttttttgaaaacAAACAATAATAGTTACTGAATAAGTTGAACTTTTTTGACAATCCATCTTACCTGCCAAAACAATAAATCTAGGAATAAAAAGTTCAAAACAAACATGTGAGGATGTCTTATTACTGGAGCATGGCCATGAACATGGACTGAACTCAATTGGATTAGCAACAGCAGAAGCCATTCCTTGATGGATATCTTCAATATCGTCAGGAAAATGACATAAAGCTAGCTTTCAATCATGTTTGCCTTAGTCCGATACCCTGATTTgtcatatttattaatattttgcaTGGTGCTCTTGTAATATCATGGTATCCGTTGATCTCATTCCAAGATATTTTTTTTCTGAGGAATCTGAAGTGctaaattttatgttttcaaATGCAGTCGAACTTTTGTTATATTCTCCAAATCGTCCAATTTTAGACTACTCAGTGATATTGTTATGGCTGATGGCTGTTGGTACAATAGTTACTGCATCACTTTGGTCAGAATTCACTGGGACAGAGCAAAGTGATGAGCGCTACAATGAGTTGTCGCCCAAGGTTACATGAACTAGACAAATTTTCTTTACGTTCTTGTACAGTACAGATCTTTACTCTTTCTGGATAGACAtgttatttacaaaaaaatatatattgtttcttttcttgAATAGCGTCATGAAGCATGTTATTGGGCATTATGATTGGCATTTTTACTAACAATATATCAACTCAATTTGTGAATATTAAAAAGATCTGTTGAATGGCGATTTAATTTATCACCATCgactctgattttatgtttcACTTCTTTATATGTGATAAATCACTTACAAGAGATACATTTCAGGTATGTGTATGTTGTACAATAAGTATATCTGTAGTAGTGATTCTTGGTGCTGATATTACTTTCTCTCGTTCCTTAACCAATTAGCCAGTCGTATCACAGCCTTTGTGAGCTAACTATTTGTTCTTATGTTGATTTAAGCTATTGGGATCTGATATAGTTTAAATCAGATTGTGATTTTTGTATTGTATTATGTAACTCTCTCTCATTACTTCTTAAATTGCTCCCTTGGTTCCTGAACTCGGTGACTAGGATGAAACAGTCCTGAACTCGGTGACTAGGATGAAACAGAATAAGACTTAAATAGAACGTGAGAATAAAGTTTCCTATCAGAGTTTGTGgtgttattaaaaaatttaccgAGTTATCACATGATAAAGTTGTTGGCTTCTAGTTACTTATGTTGAGCATTAAGTAGAAGAGttctttctttcttcaatttgtatttttttctctGAAAGTCGAAGCTTCATCTGTTTTCCTATGGTGAACACGGGATGCATAAGGTCTCTTTTTTCATGTTAGGGGTCTAATGCTACAGCAGCCATCGATGAGGAAGACAAGGAAATCCTCCAACTTACTACCAAAAGTGCTGTAATTTTTGTTATAACGGCGTCGACTTTCCTGGTCCTGCTTTACCTGTTTATGTCATCCTGGTTTGTCTGGCTGCTAATTGTTCTCTTCTGCATTGGAGGTATCGAGGTAGATGTTAACTTCAATTACATGTTTGCCATTTACTTCTTGATATATAGATGACACGGATTATATATTATGGCGATCTATAGTCGCGCAAATTATGAACATGAACTATCATGATTTTGGTGATCCTGATGGAGGCAGGCAAACTGTAAACCTCTGTGCATACCATGAAACTAACATGAAAAACACAGTTAAATTGACTACAATGAATGGAATAAGTGAACATTCGATCTATTATAATATACTGATTAGATTATTGAAGAAAACAGTGAGAACTGTTAACAATGTTACGCAAAAGTTTTTGTCACCCGACTATTATGAGATTGACAAAAATACTGTATTAGGATGTAGTGTATTAACTCAGAGAGACAGGTAACATTATTCTCTTACCATCATCATCGTCATCAGATTGTTATATGTATGTTTATTCTTTAGTGCAGAATGACTTTAATGATATGAGCCTTTATAATTTTACTTATTCTTTGGTGCAGAATGAATGTAATGAGAATTTATAATTTTGCTACATAACAGGCTGTCTTTTTTTGTGACAAAAGCTACATGT comes from Primulina huaijiensis isolate GDHJ02 chromosome 2, ASM1229523v2, whole genome shotgun sequence and encodes:
- the LOC140964313 gene encoding signal peptide peptidase-like 3; translated protein: MGASSHRLSLGVLFLSRLCIFLLFLLSNAAGDDVSRAAPRGASASCGNDFRLVKVNRWVNGVEKDPISGITAAFGSILPTDTEQGHRLPATFSIPLNSCSSSSTKLSGSIVLALRGDCGFTTKANIAQVGGAAGLVVINDSEDLLEMSCAANDTTPNITIPVVAITKSEGAELNNSLVEGMRVELLLYSPNRPILDYSVILLWLMAVGTIVTASLWSEFTGTEQSDERYNELSPKGSNATAAIDEEDKEILQLTTKSAVIFVITASTFLVLLYLFMSSWFVWLLIVLFCIGGIEGMHNCIVSLAMSKRKSLGQKTLNLPLVGEVSVFSLAVLTFCLLFAIVWAANRKASYSWFGQDVLGICMMITVLQLAQLPNIKVATVLLCCAFIYDIFWVFLSPLIFHDSVMIAVARGDKAGGESIPMLLRIPRLADPWGGYNMIGFGDILFPGLLVSFAHRFDKAYKKSSLNGYFLWLTIGYGAGLLFTYLGLYLMDGHGQPALLYLVPCTLGTCVLLGLVRKELKQLWSHGIVSTESTSTSGEA